In Acidimicrobiales bacterium, the following are encoded in one genomic region:
- a CDS encoding ABC transporter permease produces the protein MTAVFDELAVELPVQTSDTRRLVTRFLHDRVAMAGAGFVLLVVIAALLAPEVAPYSPTANFGVINAGPSGAHWLGTDDVGRDILSRVIFGARISLEAATIVVVLALAISVPIGLVAGYFSGRTDNVLMRLMDAMFAFPPLILAITVAALLGRSLHNESIAIAITFIPGFARVARGQVLAVREETFIEASRSLGSSPVRIIGRHVLPNVASPLIIQGAIAFGYALLAEAGLSFLGLGVQPPNASWGVMLQEAYQFVLSDPWATIVPGVAIALTVLAFNFLGDGLRDALGRERVKVRP, from the coding sequence GTGACCGCGGTCTTCGACGAGCTTGCCGTCGAACTTCCGGTTCAAACGTCTGACACCCGCCGGTTGGTCACCCGGTTCCTCCATGACCGGGTGGCCATGGCCGGCGCGGGTTTCGTGCTGTTGGTCGTGATCGCCGCCCTGCTCGCCCCCGAGGTCGCCCCCTACTCGCCGACCGCCAACTTCGGGGTGATAAACGCCGGCCCCTCGGGCGCCCATTGGCTCGGGACCGACGACGTGGGCCGCGACATTCTCAGCAGGGTGATCTTCGGCGCGAGGATCTCGCTCGAGGCCGCCACCATCGTGGTGGTGCTGGCACTGGCGATCTCCGTTCCGATCGGTCTCGTAGCTGGCTACTTCTCCGGAAGAACCGACAACGTCCTGATGCGCCTCATGGACGCCATGTTCGCGTTCCCCCCCCTCATACTCGCAATCACCGTCGCAGCCCTGCTCGGCCGGAGCTTGCACAACGAGTCCATCGCGATAGCCATCACCTTCATCCCGGGGTTCGCAAGGGTGGCGCGAGGCCAGGTGCTGGCCGTGCGGGAGGAAACGTTCATCGAGGCGTCGCGCTCCCTCGGCTCAAGCCCCGTACGCATAATCGGGCGGCACGTGCTGCCCAATGTGGCTTCCCCTCTCATCATCCAGGGTGCCATCGCCTTCGGTTACGCCCTCCTCGCCGAGGCCGGGCTGAGCTTCCTCGGGCTCGGGGTGCAACCGCCGAATGCGAGCTGGGGCGTGATGCTGCAGGAGGCGTACCAGTTCGTGCTCAGCGACCCCTGGGCGACCATCGTGCCCGGCGTCGCCATCGCCCTCACAGTGCTGGCGTTCAATTTCTTGGGCGACGGGCTGCGCGACGCCCTGGGCCGCGAACGGGTGAAGGTGCGGCCGTGA
- a CDS encoding ABC transporter permease, producing the protein MPAFVGRRLLAMVPLLVLITIGVYALVLLIPGDPARTLAGGLHAQPSEIARIRHELHLDQPFFAQYWRWVTHAVHGDLGTSLFQHESVGSAISTRFPLTLSLALGGLVVSILIGIPMGIRAGTRPGSLSDRSATVASSAGIAIPDFWLAIILALIFAVKLHVLPDLGYVALTGSPWEWFKHLVLPWFALGVAGGATLARQVRGELIDVLDRDYIRTARSLGIPEHRVIRRLALKNALTPAMTIVGIQFAYLLGGTVIIEQIFSIPGMGSLMLQAIDTKDLPIIQGVVLLTAVIFVIVNLVVDVGYGVLNPKVRLS; encoded by the coding sequence ATGCCAGCGTTCGTCGGCCGCCGGTTGTTGGCGATGGTTCCGCTTCTGGTTCTGATCACCATCGGTGTCTACGCGCTGGTGCTGCTCATCCCCGGCGACCCGGCCCGGACGCTCGCGGGGGGACTCCACGCCCAGCCATCGGAGATCGCCCGGATCCGCCATGAGCTCCACCTCGACCAGCCGTTCTTCGCCCAGTACTGGCGGTGGGTCACGCACGCTGTGCACGGCGACCTGGGGACCTCGTTGTTCCAGCACGAATCGGTCGGCTCCGCGATCAGCACTCGGTTCCCTCTCACACTGTCACTGGCACTGGGCGGACTCGTCGTGTCGATCCTCATCGGCATTCCGATGGGCATCCGCGCCGGCACGCGGCCAGGATCGTTGTCGGATCGGTCAGCCACCGTAGCTTCGAGCGCGGGTATCGCCATACCCGACTTCTGGCTGGCGATCATCCTGGCCCTGATATTCGCGGTGAAGCTCCACGTGCTGCCCGACCTCGGCTACGTCGCGCTCACCGGCTCACCGTGGGAGTGGTTCAAACATCTCGTCCTGCCGTGGTTCGCGCTCGGCGTTGCGGGCGGCGCCACGCTCGCGCGCCAAGTGCGCGGCGAGCTGATCGACGTGCTCGACCGCGACTACATCCGGACCGCCCGCTCACTCGGGATACCGGAGCACCGGGTGATCCGCCGTCTGGCTCTGAAGAACGCTCTGACGCCGGCCATGACCATTGTCGGGATCCAGTTCGCCTACCTGCTCGGTGGGACGGTCATCATCGAGCAGATCTTCTCGATCCCCGGCATGGGCAGTCTCATGCTCCAGGCCATCGACACCAAGGACCTCCCGATAATTCAAGGAGTCGTGCTGCTCACCGCCGTCATCTTTGTCATCGTCAACCTGGTCGTCGACGTCGGGTACGGAGTCCTCAACCCCAAGGTCCGGTTGTCGTGA
- a CDS encoding ABC transporter substrate-binding protein, translating into MTTATGRFSPGGTPDPNGVLRYGVDFPNEFTPNSFDPGASLNSCDKVDQGLIYDSLTQLSPTGQLEPGLAQSWDFTPGGNSLTLHLRPGVKFSNGDPVDATAVKAAILHNKTSPLRTSLEVIQSITVVDPQTLTLNLNTPTPADLLYAFNDLDGFISDPADAGTLAKQPVGSGPYTLVSATASEIVLKKNPSYWNASAYQPAEIDFIQVTTGPPSVAALEAGTIDMTQFMPESLASVKADGALGYAIQPSHEFLTLQFRLDTPPVNNQMVRQAINYAVNRQEINNVVLAGTGRVTDETFSPDQTVAFNTSVANEYTYNPSKAKQLLAQAGYPHGITVSLVIPAGVTLSDREAPLLKNEMAPAGINLKIVSVDPGSLLTDFYFHKQNDAITLPYPAEEEYARELYDQFGAKGFNALLTGAVQGGQYEHLLIEGQGTLDDATLTPIMQQAAKITTDKALEAPIAFMAQMTAWKGSKIGGTPSAGSDPCRPVFTGFYVKK; encoded by the coding sequence GTGACAACCGCGACCGGCCGCTTCAGTCCGGGTGGAACACCCGACCCCAACGGAGTGCTGCGTTACGGCGTCGACTTCCCGAACGAGTTCACACCGAATTCCTTCGACCCGGGCGCGAGCCTGAACTCTTGCGACAAAGTGGACCAAGGCCTCATTTACGACAGCCTCACCCAGTTGAGCCCGACCGGGCAGCTGGAGCCCGGGCTGGCGCAGAGTTGGGACTTCACCCCCGGCGGCAACTCACTGACTCTGCACCTGCGCCCGGGTGTGAAGTTCTCCAACGGCGACCCGGTCGACGCGACAGCGGTCAAGGCGGCGATCCTGCACAACAAGACCAGCCCGTTGCGCACGTCCCTCGAGGTGATCCAGAGCATCACGGTGGTCGATCCCCAGACCTTGACGCTCAATCTGAACACGCCAACGCCGGCCGACCTGCTGTACGCCTTCAACGACCTCGACGGATTCATCTCCGACCCCGCTGACGCCGGCACACTCGCAAAGCAGCCCGTCGGTTCGGGGCCGTACACGCTCGTATCGGCAACAGCCAGCGAGATCGTCCTCAAGAAGAACCCCAGCTACTGGAACGCGTCGGCATACCAGCCGGCGGAGATCGACTTCATCCAGGTTACGACGGGGCCGCCGTCGGTCGCCGCCCTCGAGGCGGGGACGATCGACATGACCCAATTCATGCCCGAATCGCTCGCCAGCGTGAAGGCCGACGGCGCGCTCGGGTACGCGATCCAGCCGTCCCACGAATTCCTCACCTTGCAGTTCCGCCTCGACACCCCGCCGGTCAACAACCAGATGGTGCGCCAGGCGATCAACTACGCCGTCAACCGGCAGGAGATCAACAACGTCGTGCTGGCCGGCACCGGCCGGGTCACCGACGAGACGTTCTCGCCCGATCAGACGGTTGCGTTCAACACGTCCGTCGCCAACGAGTACACCTACAACCCGTCGAAGGCGAAGCAGCTCCTGGCGCAGGCGGGCTATCCGCACGGCATCACCGTTTCGCTGGTGATTCCCGCGGGGGTCACCCTCTCCGACCGCGAGGCACCCCTGCTGAAGAACGAGATGGCCCCGGCCGGGATCAACCTCAAGATCGTCTCTGTCGATCCAGGGTCGCTGCTCACCGACTTCTACTTCCACAAGCAGAACGATGCCATCACCCTGCCGTACCCGGCCGAGGAAGAGTACGCCCGGGAGCTGTACGACCAGTTCGGCGCCAAGGGTTTCAACGCCCTACTGACCGGTGCGGTGCAGGGAGGCCAGTACGAGCACCTGCTGATCGAGGGTCAGGGCACGCTCGACGACGCGACGCTCACGCCGATCATGCAGCAGGCCGCCAAGATCACCACCGACAAGGCGCTCGAGGCTCCGATCGCGTTCATGGCGCAAATGACGGCCTGGAAAGGCTCGAAGATCGGTGGAACGCCTTCCGCCGGCAGCGACCCGTGCAGGCCGGTATTCACCGGGTTCTATGTGAAGAAGTAG
- a CDS encoding D-glycerate dehydrogenase: MTAKRVLVTRHLPDGSLEPLHDAGFDVVQRGGHAALTADELRDEVRCADGVVCLLTDRIDRRVLDAGAGRLKVVANVAVGYDNIDVAAANDFGVVVCNTPGVLDDTTADLTFLLILASSRLTSAAEADLRAGRWTGWNIDQYLGQDVHGRTLGVVGWGRIGRRVADRARGFGMRVLHHCRRPSGEPGYVGELDDLMRDADVVSIHVPFTEDTRHLIDARRIGLMKPTSVLVNTARGPIVDEAALAEALHAGEIFAAGLDVYEHEPAVHPRLLSAPRTVLLPHVGSASVATRTAMGRLAAQSVVDVLSGRVPPTRVSR, from the coding sequence GTGACAGCGAAGCGAGTCTTGGTGACGAGGCACCTTCCCGACGGGAGCCTCGAGCCTTTGCACGATGCGGGATTCGACGTCGTTCAGCGCGGTGGACATGCGGCGCTTACGGCTGACGAGCTCAGGGACGAGGTGCGCTGCGCGGACGGGGTGGTCTGCCTTCTGACCGATCGAATCGACCGTCGGGTACTCGACGCCGGTGCGGGCCGGCTAAAGGTCGTTGCCAACGTCGCTGTCGGTTACGACAACATCGACGTTGCAGCCGCCAACGATTTCGGAGTGGTGGTGTGCAACACGCCCGGGGTTCTGGATGACACCACCGCGGACCTGACATTTCTGCTGATCCTCGCCTCGTCGCGGCTCACCTCCGCAGCCGAGGCTGATCTGCGCGCGGGTAGATGGACTGGATGGAACATCGACCAGTACCTCGGCCAGGACGTCCACGGGCGGACTCTGGGTGTCGTCGGGTGGGGGCGGATCGGCCGGCGGGTCGCGGATCGGGCCCGAGGATTCGGCATGCGCGTTTTGCACCATTGCCGCCGGCCGTCCGGCGAGCCGGGTTACGTCGGTGAACTCGATGATCTGATGCGAGACGCCGACGTTGTTTCGATCCACGTCCCGTTCACCGAGGACACCCGTCACTTGATCGACGCCCGGCGGATTGGGCTCATGAAACCCACGTCGGTTCTCGTGAACACAGCTCGCGGTCCGATAGTCGACGAAGCCGCACTCGCCGAGGCCCTGCATGCCGGCGAGATCTTCGCCGCCGGGCTGGACGTCTACGAGCACGAGCCGGCGGTGCATCCCCGGCTGCTCAGCGCGCCGCGAACCGTCTTGCTGCCTCACGTGGGGAGCGCATCTGTTGCCACCCGGACGGCGATGGGGCGCCTCGCCGCCCAGTCGGTGGTAGACGTCCTCTCCGGTCGTGTGCCTCCGACCCGCGTGTCCCGTTGA
- a CDS encoding NAD/NADP octopine/nopaline dehydrogenase family protein → MTGSPVVAVIGAGNVGSALAADLSYLHEDVGWGLVPWMHLAAAVDCPTPTIAALVQLASVINGLDYARQGLTLQGMGFTGRTVDDTRAHVGAPPHG, encoded by the coding sequence TTGACAGGATCTCCTGTGGTAGCGGTGATCGGTGCGGGGAACGTCGGTAGTGCCCTGGCAGCCGATCTCAGCTACCTGCACGAAGACGTCGGCTGGGGCCTTGTTCCCTGGATGCACCTGGCCGCGGCAGTCGACTGCCCGACACCGACGATCGCAGCCCTCGTCCAGCTCGCGAGTGTGATCAACGGCCTCGACTACGCCCGCCAGGGGCTCACCCTCCAAGGTATGGGCTTCACCGGCAGGACGGTCGACGACACCCGAGCCCATGTTGGGGCACCACCGCACGGTTGA
- a CDS encoding ester cyclase, whose amino-acid sequence MTTTEQNRQAVEEFIQALFTKGDPSAVERYLAADFVAHDPPMPDLTGDVAGFREAATRIRAAFPDWRSDIHLLVAEGEYVAEHFTASGTHRGDIMGIAATNRTVRVPGINIFRLRDGKITDRWGLLDMAGFFAQLGTVPSSPRT is encoded by the coding sequence ATGACCACAACAGAACAGAACAGGCAGGCAGTGGAGGAGTTCATCCAGGCGCTGTTCACCAAGGGCGACCCTTCGGCAGTGGAGCGCTACTTGGCCGCCGACTTCGTAGCCCACGATCCGCCGATGCCTGATCTGACCGGTGATGTCGCCGGCTTCCGGGAGGCGGCAACGCGCATTCGAGCCGCTTTCCCTGACTGGCGCAGCGACATCCACCTCTTGGTCGCGGAGGGGGAGTACGTCGCCGAGCACTTCACCGCGTCGGGAACCCATCGCGGCGACATCATGGGCATCGCGGCGACGAATCGGACCGTTCGAGTGCCCGGAATCAACATCTTCCGGTTGCGCGACGGCAAGATCACCGACCGGTGGGGACTGCTCGACATGGCGGGCTTCTTTGCCCAGCTAGGCACCGTCCCATCAAGCCCCCGCACTTAA